The Chitinophaga sp. Cy-1792 genome contains the following window.
CCGGCAACAGGGTGACCGGTATCAGTTGTCGCAATTTTAATAGTAAAGATGGGTTACAGGGAGATGCCTTTAACGTAAACGCCGCGCTGCAACTGAGTTCTGGTGAGCTGATCTTCGGGGGCTCCGATGGTTTTAATCTCTTCGACCCGGCCATGATACGGCAGACAAGGGAAGAGCCACCACTGGTATTTACGTCCCTACAATTATTTAACCGGGTAATAGGCGTCGGCGAAAAATTACGCAACCACGTTATCCTGAGCGAAGCACTCCCTGAAACCAAAGAGATTGTGCTGCGCTACAACGAAAATGATTTTTCCCTTGATTTCGCAGCGCTGGATTATATCAACACCGACAAAAACAAGTATACCTACGTCTATAAACTGGAAGGTTTTAACCGGGAATGGCAGGCGGCCGATGCGCGATCTAAACGTATTACCTATACGAATATCAATCCCGGTGATTACGTGCTCCACCTGAAAGCCCTCAACGACGACGGCTCCGATAACTGGAAAGGCATCGCGTTGCGGATCATTGTTCAGCCGCCATTCTGGGCTACTTCCTGGGCATATATCGTGTATGTATTGCAGTTAGGTGCTGCTTTATTTTTCCTGCGGAGATGGGTATTGCAACGTGCCCATCGAAGGTTCGCGCTGGCGCAGGAACGTAAAGAAGCGCAGCAGTTACATGAGCTGGACATGCTGAAAATCAAACTGTTCACTAATCTGAGTCATGAGTTCAGGACGCCGGTATCCCTGATCCTTGCACCGCTGGATGAGGTGATCCGCCACGAAAAAGACCATGCCTTTAAGCATAAACTGTACTTAATCAGAAGAAATGCACGCCGCCTGCTTAACCTTGTCAATCAGCTGATGGACTTCCGTCGCATGGAGATGCAGGAACTGAAACTGGACCCTACGCCGGGAGATATAATCGGATTTATCCGGGAGGTGGTGTACAGCTTTACAGACCTCGCAGAACGGAAACAGATGGAATTCAGCTTCCAGACAAATACCGAAGCCCTTTACACGACCTTTGACCATGATAAGATAGAGCGCATATTATTCAACCTGTTGTCCAACGCCTTCAAGTTTACCCCTGCAGGCGGATCGGTACATGTTTTTGCTGTGGTAGAGCAGGGGGATGATGATTATGCCATGCTGCAACTGAAGGTGGAAGATACCGGCATCGGTATTCCTGGTGAGCGGCAGGAAAAGGTATTTGAGCAATTTTTCCAGAGTGATGTGCCGGGAGGTTTTGTAAGTCAGGGCAGCGGGATAGGTTTAGCCATCACCAGGGAGTTTGTGAAATTGTTCCGCGGCACTATTGAGGTAGAAAGTGAGGTTAACAGGGGAGCTGCTTTTACGCTTCGTATACCCTTAACAGTTACAACGCCGGTAGAAATTACTGCAACACCTGCCCCCCTTCATGCAACGGATCATACCCCTCCTGAGCCTGAACCATTGCCAGCAGTGGCAGATCAAAGTCCGGATGGTAAGGCCACCGTTTTACTCGTGGAAGACAACGATGACTTCCGGTTTTATTTAAAGGAGAATATGAAGGAGTATTACCATGTCATTGAGGCTCAAGATGGTATGGCTGGCTGGCAAAAGGCATTATCTGCCCATCCCGACCTGATCGTCAGTGATATAAACATGCCGTTAATGGATGGTATTTCCTTGTGTGCCAAGATAAAAGGGGATAGTCGTACCCGTAGGATACCGGTCATTTTGCTTACCGCTATGGCGGCAGAAGAGCAGCAGTTAAAAGGGCTGGCACATGGAGCGGCAGATTACCTGGTAAAGCCTTTCAACTTTGAGATTATGCTGTCGAGGGTACGGAAGGTACTGGCCAGTAAACCCGCCCAGCCGATGGTGATCGTATCACAGCACCCGGATGCTGCCGGTGCCCTCAGTGCAGATGAGAAGTTCATGCAGAAGACACTGGAAATAGTAGAAAAGAACCTGTCTAACCCTAATTTCTCCGTAGAAGAGCTGAGCAGGGAGCTGTGTATGAACAGGGTATCTGTTTACCGCCGGATATTTGGCATTACCGGGCAGCCACCGATAGAGTTTATCCGTGGGGTACGTTTGCAGCGTGCTGCCCAGTTGCTGACCCGCTCTGATATGAATATCACGGAAGTGGCGTATGAAGTCGGCTTTAACAATCCTAAATATTTTACCAAATACTTCAAAGTAGCCTATAAGATGCTGCCATCGGCCTATGCGGCGGCAAACAGAAAATAGCACGCAACAGAATGATACCTCCGGGGATACATCTGATACCCCTGTTGCGCAACAAGAACAGCCCAAAGAATACACATTGGCGGTACCTGTGATATACAGGTAAAGTATACTTTTATCCCATCGTTATGAAAGTTATCCAACTATGAAGTGAAAGCCAAAATCAAAAGATCGCTCATTTATTAAATTTTAATTCTCCACGTATGAAAAGAGCCAGTATTACTGGAAGATCATTCCTGTTGGTATGGTTAATGGTCAGCTGCTGTGCGTTGCTATCGCCGGTATTTGCCCAGCAACCCGCCAATACATCACCCAAATTAACAGGTATTGTTTCCACCACACAGGGCCAGCCCATCCCCGGCGCCTCCATTTATGTGAAAGGCACCAAGCTGGCCGTAGCCACTGATGCAGAAGGTAAGTTCAGTATCGCTGCCACTGCCGGTCAGGTACTGACCATCAGTTCCATGGGCTACCTGACACGCGAAGTAAAAGTTCCCGGTCACCTGAAAGTTGATGTTCAGCTTCAGGAGAACCCTAACCAGCTAGGCGATGTGCTGATCATTGGTTATGGTACCATGAAGAAAACAGACCAAAGCAGTGCACAGGTTTCTATTTCTTCTGCCGACATCAACAAAACCATTAACACCACTATGGACCAGGCCATTCAGGGCCGTGCCGCCGGCGTTTATGTAACGCAGAACAGCGGTCAGCCTGGCGGTGGTATCTCCGTTAATATCCGCGGGGTAAGTACCATCAACGGTACTACTGAACCCCTGTACGTAATTGATGGGGTACAGATACAGCCAGCGCAGGTATCTTATGGTGTAACAAGTTCCACCAACGCCCTGGCAGGTATCAATCCTTCGGATATTGAATCGATGGAGATCCTGCAAGGCCCCTCAGCTACCGCTATCTATGGTACCCGCGCTACAAATGGTGTGGTACTCATTACTACCAAAAGAGGTAACAAAGGCGGACTGAAAGTAGGTTACAATTACCTGTACTCTCAGCAGCAAACACCTAAAACACTGGATGTGATGAGCTTACAGCAGTTTGCTATCATGAACAACGAAATTGCTACGCTGCTAAACCGTACGCCTACGCCGGAATTTGCCAATCCAGGCGTTTTGGGAAATGGTACCAACTGGCAGGAAGCCCTGTTTAAACCGGCACCGCTGCAAAAGCATCAGCTGACAGTCAGCAACAGTGTCAATAATACCAACTACTATATGTCCGGTGAATATCTTTCGCAGGATGGGGTAGCCATTGGTTCTAACTTCAACCGTTATTCCTTCCGCCTCAACCTGGACAACCAGGCGACGAAATGGCTGAAGCTGAGTACTTCGCTCAACTTCTACCAGACAAAAGAAAAATTATCTACCACCAGTGAAGATGTGATTCATAATGCCATCAACCTGGCACCTAATGTTCCGGTGAAAAATCCGGATGGTACCTGGGGTGGCGCTACTACCAATGAATTTGGTACCAATGCACAATATGCACCGGTAAACCCTGTGGCTATCGCTTCCCTGGTAAATAATACCCTGAAAAAAAGTGGCGGATTAGGTAGTCTGGGTGCAGAAGTAACTATCATTCCGGGCCTGGTTTTCCGTACCACCTTCAACGGTAACTTCGAATACCAGGATGGTTCCATCTTCACACCTACCTATACGCTAGGCTATAAGGTGAATGAGCAGGCCACCATGACAGTTTCTACAGGTAAAAACTTTTACTGGAACCTGAATGAACTCTTACAGTATAATAAGTCATTCGGTAAACATGACCTGGGGGTAATGGTAAGCCATGAGGCACAGGCCTGGAACTATCAGAGCCTGAATTCTACCCGTACCGGTTTTGCCAGCAATTCCATTCCTTCTATCAACCTGGGGAATGCTACCGGACAAAGTTCCGGTGCCGGAAAGGGTAGTGGCGCCCTGGAGTCTTACCTCGGACGTATCAACTACAGTTACAAAGACCGGTATATTGCGCAGCTGGCCGGCAGGATGGACGGTTCTTCCAGCTTTGGTATGGACAACATCTGGGCTTATTTCCCCTCTGCGTCTGCGGCATGGCGTATTTCACAGGAACCTTTCATGAAGTCGGTGAGCTGGATCAGTGAGCTGAAAATCCGTGCAGAGGTTGGAGAAACCGGTAGCAGCAATACCAATGGTGGTCAGTATAACTCCCTCGCAGCAACTACCACTCCGTTTGGTACGGGCTACAGGATCGGACAATACGGTAACCCTGCTTTACAATGGGAGCTGACCAATACTAAAAATGTTGGTTTCAACCTCGCGATACTGAACAACAGGGTGTCGCTGGAAGGTGATTTCTATATCAGGAAAACCAACAATCTCCTGATGCAGGCTACCATGCCGGCATATCAGGGCACCAATGCCGAAGGTGCTATCGGTTCGCCATGGCTCAACGTAGGCTCCCTGGAAAACAAAGGTTATGCGCTTACCCTGAATACGGTGAACATGCAAACCAAATCAGGTTTTGTATGGAAAACAAACTTTAATATCTCTCATGTAAATACTACCGTTACGAAACTGAACACGCAATTTGGCTTCTTCACCAGAACGGCCTGGTTCATGAACAACTTTACCGAAAGGACCGCTGTCGGACAAGCACCATGGCTCTTTTACGGTTATGTATACGACGGTATCTTCAAATCTGTGGACGAAATTAAAAACAGTCCGATTCCTACACAGTCCGATGGATCCAAACTTCCTATCAACAAGGATAACGGTGTATGGGTAGGAGATATTAAGTATAAAGATCTCAATGGCGATGGTATCATCGATTCACGTGATCAGACGTATATCGGTAGCCCATGGCCGAAGTTTACTTTTGGTTTCAATAACAGTTTCTCCTACAAAGGATTTGATCTGAACGTACTGGTTACGGCGGTGAGCGGTAATAAAATCTATAACTACCTGCGTTTCGAAAATACTAATCCTGGAAACATCAACCTGGGCCGGAACCTGCTGGCTGAAACCTTTAACTACGCCCGTGTTACA
Protein-coding sequences here:
- a CDS encoding TonB-dependent receptor, which produces MKRASITGRSFLLVWLMVSCCALLSPVFAQQPANTSPKLTGIVSTTQGQPIPGASIYVKGTKLAVATDAEGKFSIAATAGQVLTISSMGYLTREVKVPGHLKVDVQLQENPNQLGDVLIIGYGTMKKTDQSSAQVSISSADINKTINTTMDQAIQGRAAGVYVTQNSGQPGGGISVNIRGVSTINGTTEPLYVIDGVQIQPAQVSYGVTSSTNALAGINPSDIESMEILQGPSATAIYGTRATNGVVLITTKRGNKGGLKVGYNYLYSQQQTPKTLDVMSLQQFAIMNNEIATLLNRTPTPEFANPGVLGNGTNWQEALFKPAPLQKHQLTVSNSVNNTNYYMSGEYLSQDGVAIGSNFNRYSFRLNLDNQATKWLKLSTSLNFYQTKEKLSTTSEDVIHNAINLAPNVPVKNPDGTWGGATTNEFGTNAQYAPVNPVAIASLVNNTLKKSGGLGSLGAEVTIIPGLVFRTTFNGNFEYQDGSIFTPTYTLGYKVNEQATMTVSTGKNFYWNLNELLQYNKSFGKHDLGVMVSHEAQAWNYQSLNSTRTGFASNSIPSINLGNATGQSSGAGKGSGALESYLGRINYSYKDRYIAQLAGRMDGSSSFGMDNIWAYFPSASAAWRISQEPFMKSVSWISELKIRAEVGETGSSNTNGGQYNSLAATTTPFGTGYRIGQYGNPALQWELTNTKNVGFNLAILNNRVSLEGDFYIRKTNNLLMQATMPAYQGTNAEGAIGSPWLNVGSLENKGYALTLNTVNMQTKSGFVWKTNFNISHVNTTVTKLNTQFGFFTRTAWFMNNFTERTAVGQAPWLFYGYVYDGIFKSVDEIKNSPIPTQSDGSKLPINKDNGVWVGDIKYKDLNGDGIIDSRDQTYIGSPWPKFTFGFNNSFSYKGFDLNVLVTAVSGNKIYNYLRFENTNPGNINLGRNLLAETFNYARVTDDGDKSTLINSGTNVPRITGSDVNGNSNRFTTLYVEDGSYIRIKNVQLGYNLPSSLLHMQSVIKALRVSLGVQNLATFTKYKGYDPEVGAYIGKESQVSSNLIGVDGGRYPITRTYSASIAVDF
- a CDS encoding hybrid sensor histidine kinase/response regulator transcription factor, producing MIKKTILIPLLLAICSFGQAQDFMSLNVSNGLSNNQVNCIYKDNKGFMWFGTMSGLNRFDGSNCRVFRHNPADSLSISDDYISKIFPAPGNQLYIKTRNGDVVYNPGKEQFIKAATWLQQYGLPANGITAIRELKGNYWFAYDSGQLVRMDENKHLLPLQVHHPANLSIADLAITSDNNLLVLSYNGDIEKINCSNNTLIYRKNIVPLPADKRPLSLSIFADAQNDYWIYMPGNDFGVMYMDNKNNTTRYFNSRNGALNNDIVNSVVQDEKGRIWIGTDHGGITILDKENFTSHFLVNREDDLKSIAENAVYSLYKDNLGIIWCGTYKKGISYYGENMRKFRQYSRQYNDPHSLEYNDLNCFAEDKKGNVWIGTNGGGLIYFDRQTGQFRQWKHSADPASISTDVILTMYVDEDNSLWIGYYFGGMDHFVNGKAIHAVPNPANPNSLAGKTVWKIYRDSQHNFWVGTLGNGLDRFDREKWTFYHNNVSMPNSVHSNFISAMTEDPAGNLWIGTAYGIDMLDKAKGVFIHYLRETHGLSNDNVSTVHSDKYGNIWAGSRDGLSVFDPVEQRFRNFRMEDGLPDNNIISILEDKEGHLWVSTSNGLCKLTVRMEAGNRVTGISCRNFNSKDGLQGDAFNVNAALQLSSGELIFGGSDGFNLFDPAMIRQTREEPPLVFTSLQLFNRVIGVGEKLRNHVILSEALPETKEIVLRYNENDFSLDFAALDYINTDKNKYTYVYKLEGFNREWQAADARSKRITYTNINPGDYVLHLKALNDDGSDNWKGIALRIIVQPPFWATSWAYIVYVLQLGAALFFLRRWVLQRAHRRFALAQERKEAQQLHELDMLKIKLFTNLSHEFRTPVSLILAPLDEVIRHEKDHAFKHKLYLIRRNARRLLNLVNQLMDFRRMEMQELKLDPTPGDIIGFIREVVYSFTDLAERKQMEFSFQTNTEALYTTFDHDKIERILFNLLSNAFKFTPAGGSVHVFAVVEQGDDDYAMLQLKVEDTGIGIPGERQEKVFEQFFQSDVPGGFVSQGSGIGLAITREFVKLFRGTIEVESEVNRGAAFTLRIPLTVTTPVEITATPAPLHATDHTPPEPEPLPAVADQSPDGKATVLLVEDNDDFRFYLKENMKEYYHVIEAQDGMAGWQKALSAHPDLIVSDINMPLMDGISLCAKIKGDSRTRRIPVILLTAMAAEEQQLKGLAHGAADYLVKPFNFEIMLSRVRKVLASKPAQPMVIVSQHPDAAGALSADEKFMQKTLEIVEKNLSNPNFSVEELSRELCMNRVSVYRRIFGITGQPPIEFIRGVRLQRAAQLLTRSDMNITEVAYEVGFNNPKYFTKYFKVAYKMLPSAYAAANRK